The following proteins are co-located in the [Pasteurella] mairii genome:
- the frdD gene encoding fumarate reductase subunit D — translation MDKTNPKRSNEPSVWLLFGAGGAISAVFFPVLVLILGFLLPFGLVTPDNIIAFSHTWIGKLAIIALLIFPMWCGMHRVHLGLHDFKVHVPASGWIFYGLSVLYSIIVLFAVIAL, via the coding sequence ATGGACAAAACAAATCCAAAACGTTCAAATGAACCTTCCGTATGGTTGCTATTTGGTGCCGGCGGTGCGATTAGTGCGGTATTTTTCCCTGTATTAGTCTTAATCTTAGGGTTTTTACTACCTTTCGGTTTAGTGACACCGGATAATATCATTGCATTTTCGCATACTTGGATTGGAAAATTAGCCATTATTGCCTTGCTTATTTTCCCAATGTGGTGTGGTATGCACCGTGTACACTTAGGATTACATGATTTTAAAGTTCATGTTCCTGCTAGCGGTTGGATTTTCTACGGATTATCCGTACTATATAGTATTATCGTATTATTCGCCGTTATCGCGCTTTAA
- the frdC gene encoding fumarate reductase subunit C → MTTTTSKRNRYVREVKPTWWKKLDFYKFYVLRESTSLPTIWFCLELLYGLICLGNDTFATNFVNFLQHPLVVILNIITLGAVLLNSFTFFRMAPQMLNIIVKNERIDTKLVNRVFWGITAVISIIALILV, encoded by the coding sequence ATGACAACGACAACAAGTAAACGCAATCGTTATGTGCGTGAAGTTAAACCAACATGGTGGAAAAAGTTAGATTTTTACAAATTCTATGTATTGCGTGAAAGTACATCCTTACCGACAATTTGGTTCTGTCTTGAACTGCTTTACGGTTTAATTTGCTTAGGAAATGATACCTTTGCGACTAACTTTGTAAATTTCTTACAACATCCGCTCGTAGTAATTTTAAATATTATTACCTTAGGTGCAGTGTTACTTAACAGCTTCACATTCTTCAGAATGGCGCCACAAATGCTGAATATTATCGTGAAAAACGAACGTATCGACACTAAATTAGTGAACCGCGTATTTTGGGGAATCACCGCTGTAATCAGTATTATCGCCTTAATTTTGGTATAG
- the frdB gene encoding fumarate reductase iron-sulfur subunit, with protein MANQAIMNVEVLRYNPEVDKEPYLRTYQVPYDSQTSLLDALGYIKDKLEPELSYRWSCRMAICGSCGMMVNGKPKLACKTFLRDYSGHMRIEALANFPIERDLVVDLSHFIESLESIKPYIIGNQAPELDGKPHPSAELAKSRTKQTPAQLEKYRTFSMCINCGLCYAACPQFGLNPEFIGPAVITLGHRYNLDNRDHGKAERMKILNGKNGVWSCTFVGYCSEVCPKHVGPASAVNQGKIESAKDYVIAMLKPQK; from the coding sequence ATGGCTAATCAAGCAATAATGAATGTTGAAGTATTGCGTTACAATCCGGAAGTGGATAAAGAGCCATACTTAAGAACTTATCAGGTCCCTTACGATAGCCAAACTTCATTACTTGATGCCTTAGGTTATATTAAAGATAAACTTGAGCCTGAACTTTCTTATCGTTGGTCTTGTCGTATGGCGATTTGTGGTTCTTGCGGTATGATGGTTAACGGTAAACCAAAATTGGCATGTAAAACGTTCTTGCGCGACTACAGTGGTCATATGCGCATTGAAGCCTTGGCTAACTTCCCAATTGAGCGCGATTTAGTCGTGGATTTAAGCCACTTTATCGAAAGTTTGGAAAGCATCAAACCGTATATTATCGGCAACCAAGCGCCAGAATTAGACGGAAAACCGCATCCTTCAGCTGAATTGGCGAAAAGTCGTACAAAACAAACACCAGCACAATTAGAGAAATATCGTACATTCTCTATGTGTATCAACTGTGGTTTGTGTTACGCTGCTTGTCCACAATTCGGTTTAAACCCGGAATTTATCGGACCGGCTGTCATTACCTTGGGTCACCGTTACAACCTTGATAACCGCGACCACGGTAAAGCTGAACGGATGAAAATCCTTAACGGTAAAAACGGGGTGTGGAGCTGTACTTTCGTCGGTTATTGTTCCGAAGTTTGTCCAAAACACGTGGGACCGGCTTCTGCAGTAAACCAAGGCAAAATCGAAAGTGCGAAAGATTACGTCATTGCGATGTTAAAACCGCAAAAGTAA
- the frdA gene encoding fumarate reductase flavoprotein subunit has translation MQTVNVDIAIVGAGGGGLRAAIAAAEANPNLKIALVSKVYPMRSHTVAAEGGAAAVIKEEDSYEKHFHDTVAGGDWLCEQDVVEYFVQHSPVEMTQLERWGCPWSRKADGDVNVRRFGGMKIERTWFAADKTGFHLLHTLFQTSIQYPQIQRFDEHFVLDILVDDGHARGMVAMNMMEGTLVQINANAVVIATGGGCRAFRFNTNGGIVTGDGLSMAYRHGVPLRDMEFVQYHPTGLPNTGILMTEGCRGEGGILVNKDGYRYLQDYGLGPETPIGKPENKYMELGPRDKVSQAFWQEWRKGNTLKTAKGVDVVHLDLRHLGEKYLHERLPFICELAQAYEGVDPAKAPIPVRPVVHYTMGGIEVDFNSETCIKGLFAVGECASSGLHGANRLGSNSLAELVVLGRVAGEYAAQRAVEATSVNQTAVDAQAQDVVRRLEDLYNQEGTESWSQIRDEMGDSMEEGCGIYRTQESMQKTVDKIAELKERYKRIRIADRSSVFNTNVLYTVELGYILDVAQSIANSAIERKESRGAHQRLDYVERDDVNYLKHTLAFYNPEGAPRIEYSDVKITKSQPAKRVYGAEAEAQEATAKAKENANG, from the coding sequence GTGCAAACTGTTAATGTCGATATTGCAATTGTTGGTGCTGGTGGCGGTGGCTTACGTGCCGCAATTGCAGCAGCGGAAGCAAACCCTAACTTAAAAATTGCATTAGTTTCAAAAGTGTACCCAATGCGTAGCCACACTGTTGCAGCAGAAGGTGGTGCCGCGGCGGTCATCAAAGAGGAAGACTCTTACGAGAAACATTTCCATGATACGGTTGCCGGTGGTGACTGGTTGTGTGAACAAGATGTGGTTGAATATTTCGTTCAACATTCTCCAGTGGAGATGACTCAACTTGAACGTTGGGGCTGTCCTTGGAGTCGTAAAGCGGATGGTGATGTCAACGTGCGTCGTTTTGGAGGGATGAAAATTGAACGTACTTGGTTCGCTGCCGATAAAACCGGTTTCCACCTGCTTCATACCCTTTTCCAAACGTCCATTCAATACCCGCAAATCCAACGCTTTGATGAACACTTTGTCTTAGATATCTTAGTCGATGACGGTCATGCACGCGGTATGGTTGCCATGAATATGATGGAAGGTACTTTAGTACAAATCAATGCCAATGCGGTCGTTATCGCAACCGGCGGTGGCTGTCGTGCATTCCGCTTCAATACGAACGGTGGTATCGTAACCGGTGACGGACTTTCTATGGCATATCGTCACGGCGTCCCGTTACGTGATATGGAATTCGTACAATATCACCCAACCGGCTTGCCAAATACTGGTATTTTGATGACCGAAGGTTGTCGGGGTGAAGGCGGTATCTTAGTCAATAAAGACGGTTATCGTTATTTACAAGATTATGGTTTGGGACCGGAAACCCCAATCGGTAAACCAGAAAACAAATATATGGAATTGGGTCCACGCGATAAAGTATCCCAAGCGTTCTGGCAAGAATGGCGTAAAGGTAATACTTTGAAAACTGCCAAAGGCGTTGATGTAGTGCATTTGGATCTACGCCATTTGGGTGAAAAATATTTACATGAACGTTTACCGTTTATCTGTGAATTAGCGCAAGCCTATGAAGGCGTGGATCCGGCAAAAGCGCCTATTCCGGTCCGTCCAGTGGTTCACTATACCATGGGTGGTATTGAAGTGGACTTCAATAGCGAAACCTGTATCAAAGGTTTATTTGCGGTGGGTGAATGTGCCTCTTCTGGTTTACATGGTGCAAACCGTTTAGGTTCTAACTCATTGGCAGAATTAGTGGTGCTTGGTCGCGTTGCGGGTGAATATGCAGCACAACGTGCAGTTGAAGCCACTTCCGTTAATCAAACCGCGGTTGATGCCCAAGCGCAAGATGTTGTTCGTCGTTTAGAAGATTTATATAACCAAGAAGGTACGGAATCTTGGTCACAAATCCGCGATGAAATGGGCGATTCTATGGAAGAAGGCTGTGGTATCTACCGTACTCAAGAAAGTATGCAAAAAACCGTAGATAAAATTGCCGAATTAAAAGAACGTTATAAACGTATCCGTATCGCTGATCGTTCCAGCGTGTTTAATACTAATGTACTTTACACCGTGGAATTGGGATATATCTTAGACGTTGCACAATCAATCGCTAACTCGGCAATTGAACGTAAAGAATCTCGTGGTGCGCATCAACGTTTAGACTATGTTGAGCGTGATGATGTCAATTATTTGAAACATACCCTTGCCTTCTATAATCCTGAAGGTGCGCCTCGCATTGAATACAGTGATGTGAAAATCACGAAATCTCAACCTGCAAAACGTGTATATGGTGCGGAAGCAGAAGCTCAAGAAGCCACTGCGAAAGCTAAGGAGAATGCAAATGGCTAA
- the yjeA gene encoding protein YjeA: protein MSTDIEMQWQPSAPIKNLLARAKIISDIRRFFTDRGLLEVETPVLSEFGVTDVHLSTFSTDFIAPHNAQSKPLWLSTSPEYHMKRLLAAGSGAIFQLCHVFRNEEAGRKHNPEFTMLEWYRPHFDMYRLINEVDDLLQQILDCEPAESLSYQFAFQEYVGLDPLSASKAELASKAKEYHLMEAEQQDRDTLLQFLFSSVVEPQIGKERPVAIYHFPATQAALAQLSSEDHRVAERFEFYYKGIELANGFHELTDSNEQRIRFEQDNRLREKIGLPQRAIDHRFLAALHAGVPNCSGVALGVDRLIMLVLSEERIDRVISFAINNA from the coding sequence ATGTCAACCGATATCGAAATGCAGTGGCAACCGAGCGCCCCAATCAAAAATCTTTTAGCGCGCGCCAAAATCATCAGCGATATTCGACGCTTTTTTACCGATCGCGGATTGCTTGAAGTGGAAACGCCAGTATTAAGCGAATTTGGCGTTACCGACGTCCATCTTTCTACTTTTAGTACAGATTTTATTGCGCCACATAATGCGCAATCCAAACCGCTTTGGTTATCAACCAGCCCGGAATATCACATGAAACGCTTGCTCGCCGCGGGCAGTGGCGCGATTTTTCAGTTGTGTCACGTATTTCGCAATGAAGAAGCGGGGCGCAAACATAATCCGGAATTTACCATGCTGGAATGGTATCGACCGCACTTTGATATGTATCGCTTAATTAATGAAGTAGATGATTTGCTCCAACAAATTCTCGATTGCGAACCGGCGGAAAGCCTAAGTTACCAATTTGCTTTCCAAGAATATGTCGGGTTAGATCCGCTTTCAGCAAGCAAAGCGGAACTTGCCAGCAAAGCCAAAGAATACCATCTTATGGAGGCTGAACAACAAGATCGCGATACGTTATTACAATTTTTATTTAGTAGCGTTGTCGAGCCGCAAATCGGCAAAGAACGTCCAGTTGCCATTTATCATTTCCCGGCGACGCAAGCCGCATTAGCGCAACTTAGCTCCGAAGATCACCGCGTTGCCGAACGTTTTGAGTTCTATTATAAAGGAATCGAATTGGCGAACGGTTTTCATGAATTAACCGACAGTAACGAACAACGTATTCGTTTTGAGCAAGATAATCGATTAAGAGAAAAAATAGGCTTGCCACAGCGCGCCATTGACCATCGTTTTCTTGCCGCGCTCCACGCCGGTGTCCCAAATTGCTCTGGCGTTGCCCTCGGCGTTGACCGCCTGATTATGCTCGTGCTTAGCGAAGAGCGTATCGACCGCGTGATTTCTTTTGCGATAAATAATGCCTAA
- the ompH1 gene encoding major outer membrane protein OmpH-1, with protein MKKTLVALAVAAMAATSANAFVIYEQDGSKVDLNGSFRMFLGKVGDKRGDLINDGSRINIRASHDLGNGLSAVAGYEIRFEDNEKYSKAFKQKGANSDFGSPTTRKLFGGFKYEDVGTLTFGRQATNSDDVVQDAAYFRSGEYNPLLTNADKSVKFRSADWNGFSFGVDYLFGHSNKALDPRLVDDDGDAIAEYKNGYGVAAFYHYDIADDQKVEFAAAYNQNQYDALALTAETAQKDRTWVVHGSYTYGPVYFALNYGQVRTSYSNVWSGAEDEKSRYAMVDFRYQFSDPSAFFAQWERADERTDGQDVTDKIKNRYQVGLDYQFSKNVVAYAIYEQERTKDSNGDTKKDHIYGTGLRVFF; from the coding sequence ATGAAAAAGACATTAGTAGCATTAGCAGTAGCAGCAATGGCAGCTACTTCCGCAAACGCATTTGTTATCTATGAACAAGATGGAAGTAAAGTAGATCTAAACGGTTCTTTCCGTATGTTTTTAGGTAAAGTAGGTGACAAACGTGGTGATTTAATCAACGACGGTTCACGTATCAATATCCGTGCAAGCCACGATTTAGGTAATGGTTTATCCGCAGTTGCCGGTTATGAAATTCGCTTTGAAGATAATGAGAAATATAGCAAAGCATTCAAACAAAAGGGTGCGAACAGCGATTTTGGTAGCCCAACGACTCGTAAATTATTCGGCGGGTTCAAATACGAGGATGTCGGTACATTAACTTTCGGTCGTCAAGCAACAAACTCAGATGATGTTGTTCAAGATGCGGCGTATTTCCGTTCTGGTGAATATAATCCGCTACTTACCAACGCGGATAAATCTGTAAAATTCCGTTCTGCAGACTGGAATGGTTTCAGCTTCGGTGTTGACTACTTATTCGGTCACTCAAATAAAGCTTTAGATCCTAGACTTGTAGATGATGATGGTGATGCTATTGCCGAATACAAAAATGGTTATGGCGTAGCCGCATTCTATCACTACGATATCGCAGATGATCAAAAAGTAGAATTTGCTGCGGCATATAACCAAAACCAATACGATGCATTAGCATTAACTGCTGAAACAGCACAAAAAGATCGTACATGGGTTGTTCACGGTAGCTATACCTATGGCCCTGTTTACTTCGCGCTTAACTATGGACAAGTAAGAACTTCATATAGCAATGTTTGGTCTGGTGCTGAAGATGAGAAAAGCCGCTATGCAATGGTAGATTTCCGTTATCAATTCTCTGATCCATCTGCTTTCTTTGCACAATGGGAACGCGCAGATGAGCGTACTGATGGTCAAGATGTTACAGATAAAATCAAAAACCGTTATCAAGTTGGTTTAGACTATCAATTCAGCAAAAACGTTGTGGCTTATGCGATTTATGAGCAAGAACGTACAAAAGATAGCAACGGTGATACTAAAAAAGACCATATCTATGGTACAGGTTTACGCGTATTCTTCTAA
- the metX gene encoding homoserine O-acetyltransferase, which produces MAVQKALLFTNKSLSLSLGGELGNIEVAYQTYGQLNSDKSNAILICHALTGDAEPYHANPEEGNGWWQSFMGDGLALDTSKYFFICSNVLGGCKGTTGPSSINPQTQKPYGSQFPNIVVQDLIQVQRELLASLQIPHLHAVIGGSFGGMQATQWAIDYPDYVDNVINLCSSLYFSAEAIGFNHVMRQAIINDPNFHGGDYYDKTPPTKGLAIARMLGMLTYRTDVQLAKAFGRATKAEGVFWGDYFQVESYLSYQGQKFLDRFDANSYLHLLRALDLYDPALKYADINTALSRIQARYTLVAVSNDQLFKIIDLHKSKALLEQSKVNLQYYEFPSDYGHDAFLVDYDFFDAKIRSGLEIHG; this is translated from the coding sequence ATGGCAGTACAAAAAGCATTACTCTTTACCAATAAGTCGCTCTCTTTGAGTTTAGGCGGTGAACTGGGGAATATTGAGGTGGCTTACCAAACTTACGGGCAGTTAAACTCGGATAAAAGTAATGCGATATTGATTTGTCATGCGTTGACCGGTGATGCAGAACCTTATCACGCCAACCCCGAGGAAGGAAACGGCTGGTGGCAAAGTTTTATGGGCGACGGACTTGCCTTAGATACCTCCAAATACTTCTTCATTTGCTCCAATGTGTTGGGTGGCTGTAAAGGTACCACTGGTCCCTCCTCGATTAACCCGCAAACGCAAAAACCTTATGGCAGCCAGTTTCCGAATATTGTGGTGCAAGATTTAATTCAAGTACAGCGCGAATTATTAGCTTCTTTACAAATTCCCCATTTACACGCCGTGATCGGCGGATCTTTTGGCGGAATGCAGGCAACCCAATGGGCAATTGATTATCCGGATTACGTGGATAATGTGATCAATTTGTGTTCATCTCTGTATTTTAGCGCGGAAGCGATTGGATTTAACCATGTAATGCGCCAAGCGATTATCAATGATCCGAATTTTCACGGTGGGGATTATTATGACAAAACGCCGCCGACAAAAGGCTTAGCAATTGCCAGAATGTTGGGGATGTTAACCTATCGCACAGACGTACAATTAGCCAAAGCCTTTGGGCGGGCGACAAAAGCGGAAGGCGTATTTTGGGGTGATTATTTTCAAGTAGAATCCTATCTTAGCTATCAAGGGCAAAAATTCCTCGATCGTTTTGACGCCAACAGTTATTTGCATTTATTACGCGCCTTGGATTTATATGATCCCGCGCTAAAATATGCCGATATTAATACCGCACTTTCGCGCATTCAAGCACGCTATACCCTTGTTGCAGTCAGCAATGATCAATTGTTTAAAATCATTGATCTGCATAAAAGCAAAGCTTTGTTGGAGCAAAGCAAAGTAAATTTGCAATATTATGAATTTCCATCCGATTACGGTCATGATGCTTTTTTAGTGGATTATGACTTTTTTGACGCGAAAATCCGCAGCGGATTAGAAATCCACGGCTGA
- the sapF gene encoding peptide transport system ATP-binding protein SapF, which yields MSALLEVQDLSKYFFDTVGIWGVNSFAAIENVSFALEPKKTLAIIGKNGSGKSTLAKMIVGIIEPTSGQIIFNGKPLTFGDYQYRAQHIRMVFQDSNSAFDPKLNIGQILDVPLRLTTDLDEEQRNEKIFSTLRLVGLHPDHANIKINTMSASQKQRIALARALILEPEIVITDDALGLLDTTVKTQLMNLMLEIQEKLGIAYIYVGQHLGMIKHIADNVLVMDNGQVIEYGSTRRLFTQPHTDITKRLVESHFGRLLTEDSWRDEG from the coding sequence ATGAGTGCCTTATTAGAAGTACAAGATTTATCCAAATATTTCTTTGATACCGTCGGAATCTGGGGCGTTAACAGTTTCGCCGCTATTGAAAATGTCAGCTTTGCCTTGGAACCTAAAAAAACCTTAGCAATCATTGGTAAAAACGGTTCCGGCAAATCGACCTTAGCCAAGATGATCGTCGGCATTATTGAACCCACCTCCGGACAGATTATCTTCAACGGGAAACCGCTCACTTTCGGCGATTATCAATATCGTGCCCAGCATATTCGCATGGTTTTCCAAGATAGCAACTCGGCATTTGATCCCAAATTGAATATTGGACAAATTTTAGATGTTCCCCTGCGTTTAACCACAGATTTAGATGAAGAACAGCGCAACGAAAAAATCTTTTCTACCCTGCGTTTGGTCGGCTTGCATCCAGATCATGCCAATATCAAAATTAACACCATGTCCGCCAGCCAAAAACAACGCATTGCCTTAGCGCGCGCCTTAATTTTAGAACCGGAAATCGTGATCACAGACGATGCTCTCGGCTTATTAGACACCACGGTAAAAACCCAACTCATGAACCTGATGTTGGAAATTCAAGAAAAACTTGGCATTGCTTATATTTATGTCGGGCAACATCTTGGCATGATCAAACATATTGCGGATAACGTGTTAGTGATGGACAATGGACAAGTGATCGAATACGGATCAACTCGACGCTTATTCACGCAACCCCACACCGACATCACTAAACGCCTAGTAGAAAGCCATTTCGGACGACTACTGACCGAGGACTCTTGGCGCGACGAAGGTTAA
- the sapD gene encoding peptide transport system ATP-binding protein sapD: MALLDIRNLCIDIQTNAGKFRIVDNVSLTLNEGEICGLVGESGSGKSLIAKVICNAVKESWIVSADRFRFNDIELLKLSPNKRRKLIGKEISMIFQEPLSCLDSSKKIGKQIIQNIPAWTFKGRWWQWFGWKKRRAIELLHRVGIKDHKDIMNSYPHEITEGEGQKVMIAMAVANQPRLLIADEPTNSLESITRSQIFRLLSSMNQNQGTSILLASNDIKSISEWCDSFVILYCGQNAEAGPTESILEMPHHPYTKALLHSIPDFSQPLPLKSRLSTLKGTVPLLEQMPIGCRLGPRCPFAQKKCVVKPPSRRIKQHEYSCHYPLNLRENQRKEKEAPMMPLTVNKTEVKE; this comes from the coding sequence ATGGCTTTACTTGATATTCGTAACCTGTGTATTGATATTCAAACCAACGCAGGTAAATTCAGAATTGTAGATAACGTCAGTTTAACCCTAAATGAAGGGGAAATTTGCGGTTTAGTGGGTGAATCCGGTTCGGGGAAAAGTTTAATTGCCAAGGTGATTTGCAATGCAGTGAAAGAATCTTGGATTGTAAGCGCTGATCGTTTCCGTTTTAATGATATTGAATTATTAAAACTTAGCCCGAATAAACGCCGCAAATTGATTGGCAAAGAAATTTCCATGATTTTCCAAGAGCCACTCAGTTGTTTAGACTCCAGTAAAAAAATCGGTAAACAAATTATCCAAAACATTCCGGCTTGGACCTTTAAAGGACGTTGGTGGCAATGGTTCGGCTGGAAAAAACGGCGCGCCATTGAATTGCTGCATCGCGTCGGGATTAAAGATCATAAAGATATTATGAACAGCTATCCCCATGAAATAACCGAAGGCGAAGGACAAAAAGTCATGATTGCCATGGCGGTCGCCAATCAACCGCGCCTGCTGATTGCTGATGAACCGACCAACTCCCTTGAATCGATTACGCGCAGTCAAATTTTTCGCCTGCTCTCCAGCATGAATCAAAACCAAGGTACCTCTATTTTACTCGCCAGTAATGATATTAAAAGTATTAGCGAATGGTGCGACAGTTTTGTGATCCTCTATTGCGGGCAAAATGCGGAAGCGGGACCGACAGAAAGCATTTTAGAAATGCCGCACCATCCTTATACCAAAGCCTTACTGCATTCAATTCCTGATTTCTCGCAACCTTTGCCGCTAAAAAGCCGGCTAAGTACCTTAAAAGGCACCGTACCGCTATTGGAACAAATGCCAATCGGTTGTCGCTTAGGTCCACGTTGTCCCTTTGCACAAAAAAAATGTGTCGTAAAACCGCCATCTCGTCGCATAAAACAACATGAATATTCGTGCCACTATCCGTTAAATTTACGCGAAAATCAGCGCAAAGAAAAAGAAGCGCCAATGATGCCACTTACGGTCAATAAAACAGAGGTGAAAGAATGA
- the sapC gene encoding peptide transport system permease SapC, which translates to MQDREPEDFRQTTTLRDIWQLFSQDKIALTSFYLFLLLILTALFSRFIAPYHSDQQFIGLELLPPSWVQGGQIAYFFGTDDIGRDVFSRLIIGTSYTFGASLIVVLFTAILGGILGIWAGMSQGIKSRVLNHIFDSFLTIPILLIAIIIATLMQASLFNAMLAITLALLPYFIHEIYKSIQVELKKEYVLMLRLEGASNWLLLKETILPNISVQYIREISRAFTIAILDISALGFISLGAQRPTPEWGAMIKDSIELIYLAPWAVILPGVAIITSVLISLIFTNGLCKAMEKYYQ; encoded by the coding sequence ATGCAAGATAGAGAACCGGAAGATTTTAGACAAACCACCACATTGCGCGATATTTGGCAACTTTTTAGTCAAGATAAAATTGCCCTGACAAGTTTTTATCTCTTTTTGTTGCTAATTTTGACCGCACTTTTTAGTCGTTTTATTGCGCCTTATCATAGCGATCAACAATTTATCGGTTTGGAACTGCTGCCGCCCTCTTGGGTACAAGGCGGACAAATCGCCTACTTCTTCGGCACTGACGATATTGGTCGTGATGTCTTCAGTCGCCTCATTATCGGCACCAGCTACACCTTTGGTGCGTCGCTTATTGTGGTCCTGTTTACTGCTATTTTAGGCGGTATTCTCGGCATTTGGGCAGGCATGTCACAAGGCATTAAATCTCGCGTTCTCAATCATATTTTTGACAGCTTTCTCACCATCCCGATTTTGCTGATTGCCATTATTATTGCCACCCTAATGCAAGCCAGCTTATTTAACGCCATGCTCGCCATTACCTTGGCGCTGCTCCCCTATTTTATTCATGAAATTTACAAATCCATTCAAGTGGAATTAAAAAAAGAATACGTACTGATGTTGCGACTGGAGGGGGCATCAAACTGGCTGCTGCTCAAAGAAACCATTTTGCCTAATATCAGCGTGCAATATATTCGGGAAATCTCCCGCGCATTTACCATTGCCATCTTAGATATTAGCGCTCTCGGCTTTATTTCACTCGGCGCCCAGCGCCCAACGCCGGAATGGGGCGCGATGATTAAAGATTCAATCGAACTGATTTACTTGGCGCCTTGGGCGGTGATTTTACCGGGTGTGGCAATTATCACCAGCGTGCTAATCAGCTTAATTTTTACCAACGGGCTGTGTAAAGCCATGGAAAAATATTATCAATAG
- the sapB gene encoding peptide transport system permease SapB — MISSFFRHLLLLAITLLILSLISYSIFLRDPLNEVFATPSLFSGYRFYLSNLLQGDLGISYVSGESLKEVIFTLLPSTLELCFSAILLAILFGIPLGILGAVNSKYLPGKLIRAFSSLGLSLPVFWVAPIILYMAAIYSWEISAIGQYNLLYEIKPVTGFHLIDVWFIEQPYRLKAIQNALQHLVLPTLVLTILPTMEITRVVQQRAEFLIEQNYVKIAATRGWSKWKILRTHIIRNTLPLLLPPMTRLFTLVMAQCMLTEATFGWSGIGRWLIDAVSQQDYNSISTGIIVIGLCIISVNLLVLILTFIIDPLNKKGWYAR, encoded by the coding sequence ATGATTTCCTCTTTCTTTCGCCATCTATTGCTATTGGCAATCACTCTGTTAATTTTATCCCTGATAAGTTACAGTATTTTTCTACGCGATCCGCTCAATGAAGTGTTTGCTACGCCGAGTTTATTTTCCGGTTATCGTTTTTATCTAAGTAATTTATTACAAGGTGATTTAGGAATAAGCTATGTCAGCGGAGAATCGCTAAAAGAAGTAATATTTACCCTACTCCCATCCACATTGGAACTTTGTTTTAGTGCAATTTTACTCGCCATTCTCTTTGGTATCCCATTAGGGATATTAGGGGCAGTGAATAGCAAGTATCTACCGGGAAAACTCATTCGTGCTTTCTCATCCCTCGGCTTATCTTTACCGGTATTTTGGGTTGCGCCTATTATCCTTTATATGGCAGCAATTTACTCATGGGAAATTTCCGCTATCGGACAGTATAATCTGTTATATGAAATCAAACCGGTCACCGGTTTTCACTTGATCGACGTATGGTTTATCGAACAACCCTATCGCCTTAAAGCTATCCAAAATGCGCTACAACATTTAGTCTTGCCGACCTTGGTATTAACCATTCTGCCAACAATGGAAATTACCCGCGTAGTCCAGCAACGGGCAGAATTTTTAATTGAACAAAACTATGTCAAAATAGCGGCAACCCGAGGTTGGTCAAAATGGAAAATATTGCGTACCCACATTATACGCAATACCCTCCCCTTGCTTCTTCCCCCCATGACCCGTTTATTTACCTTGGTCATGGCACAATGTATGCTCACAGAGGCGACATTTGGCTGGTCAGGAATTGGGCGCTGGTTGATTGATGCGGTAAGCCAACAGGATTACAACAGCATTTCTACCGGCATTATCGTGATTGGATTATGTATTATTAGCGTCAACCTGCTCGTATTAATCCTCACTTTTATCATTGATCCGTTAAATAAGAAAGGCTGGTATGCAAGATAG